Proteins from one Sabethes cyaneus chromosome 2, idSabCyanKW18_F2, whole genome shotgun sequence genomic window:
- the LOC128735583 gene encoding galectin-4-like, with protein sequence MATIPIFNPALPFLGEIPGGLFPGKNLYIRGQVTSDDMFNINIQSGAAVSPRDDTPLHISLRPTCRSVIFNSYVNGSWQQEDRDNKFRVAKSKRFEMLIKVKKSHYTIKIDGKKICKFKHRLPVNMAKFIHVGQGGVIESITEKV encoded by the exons ATGGCAACGATTCCAATATTCAATCCG GCATTACCATTCTTAGGCGAAATTCCTGGCGGGTTGTTTCCGGGAAAAAACCTTTACATTCGCGGACAGGTAACCAGTGATGATAT GTTCAATATAAACATACAATCGGGTGCGGCAGTAAGCCCGCGTGACGACACACCGCTGCACATAAGCCTGCGTCCGACTTGTAGGAGTGTCATATTTAACAGCTACGTGAACGGGTCATGGCAACAGGAGGATCGAGACAACAAGTTTCGAGTTGCTAAAAGCAAACGGTTtgaaatgcttatcaaagttAAAAAATCGCACTACACTATCAAAATTGATGGAAAAAAGATTTGCAAATTCAAACACCGTCTTCCGGTAAATATGGCCAAGTTCATTCACGTAGGCCAGGGCGGTGTGATAGAATCAATCACTGAGAAGGTTTGA
- the LOC128736409 gene encoding NEDD8-conjugating enzyme UBE2F-like has protein sequence MITLTRKKKESSGAMMDSSKRISIREFLLVKEVQELEQNLPCTCKIAFQDPNVLSDFTLVITPNEGFWQGGRFKFSLHVPEEYNMAPPKVKCLTKLWHPNISVEGDICLSLLRLNSIDGLGWAPTRRLKDVIWGLNSLFTDLLNFDDPLNIEAAEQYSKDKDKFQAKVREYVSAHARR, from the exons ATGATAACGCTGACCAGAAAAAAGAAGGAATCCAGCGGAGCGATGATGGACTCGTCGAAGCGAATTTCCATCCGAGAGTTTTTGCTGGTGAAGGAAGTGCAAGAGCTGGAACAGAACTTGCCCTGCACCTGTAAAATCGCCTTCCAAGATCCGAACGTCCTAAGCGATTTCACCCTTGTCATAACGCCGAACGAAGGCTTCTGGCAGGGTGGACGGTTCAAGTTCAGTTTGCACGTTCCCGAGGAATATAACATGGCT CCTCCAAAAGTGAAATGTCTAACCAAACTGTGGCATCCCAACATTTCCGTTGAAGGTGACATTTGCCTTTCGCTGCTCCGGCTGAACTCGATAGACGGACTCGGCTGGGCACCAACGCGGAGGTTGAAGGACGTGATCTGGGGCTTAAACTCGTTATTCACG GATTTACTTAATTTCGACGATCCGCTGAACATTGAAGCAGCAGAACAGTACTCAAAGGATAAGGATAAATTTCAAGCAAAAGTACGGGAATACGTTTCGGCGCACGCTCGTAGATAA